In the Armatimonas rosea genome, GCCAGGGCTCTAGAAGCGGCCCGGCGGCGAGCGAGATCGCGATGGCGATCAGCACCCACGCGATCGCGTCTTGGCCGCGCTGCAAGAAGCCGTAGCCGATAATCACCAGGGTGATGATCGCCCGGAGCGGGTACTCCCGCTTGCGCTTGCTGCGCTGGTGCTCGATCCAGTCGTAGATATCCTGGAGGTTCTGCTCAAAGGTGACGGTCATGCCTCAGCCTCCTCCCCGATTCCTTGGGTGGCCTGTGCGGCGGTCTGGCGGGCCTTGAGCTCGGCGAGAAACGCGACCTTGGTATCGGGGCTCTCGAACGCGCGGGCGGGGATCACCACGACCTCCAGCATCCCAAAGGGCAGGAACAGATGGGTCTCGGCCTCGATCACCTCGCTAAAGCTGGCCCAGTAGATCAGGCGCTCGCCACGGGTGCTGACCACGCGCAGGCCGCTGTCCTCAATGGTCACGGTCCGCGAGCCCAGCCACTGCTGGAAGCCATCGGAGTTGACCCACTTCTTGCCCTTGTTCTCCCGCAGGCGGGGTAGCGACTGGAGCAGCGCGAGCCCAATCGCCAGCGCGACCAGCAGCCCCAGGCTCCCCGATGCGCGGGAGACCAGCATCCAGATCACCACGGCGAAGGCCACCGCAATCGTGTCGTTCTCCTTGCGCTCCTGATGACGTCGCTCCGGCCGCTGCCACAGGTACTTCATCAGGGCGACGCCATCATCTTTTGTTAGTTCATACGAAATGCTCATGGTTGGATTCCTTGTACCCCCAAGGATAACGCCCGAGCGGATTTGGTTACGCGCGAAACATCACTTCGCTATCGCCGAGTGCACCCCCATCTCTGGGGTGCCGCTCCCATCACGGAGCGCATCTAGTAGCTGGTGATCTTTCTTGTAGGTCCATGCCTTTGTCTGTGGGTTTGCGCCCTGCGCCAACAAGAACGCAACCGCCTCGGTCTTTCCATCCATCGCGGCACGCCAGAGCGCACCGCTGCCATTCGACGTGTCGTTCACTCTTGCCCCGCGCTGGATCAAGAGGCGCATCATGGGGAGATTGTTCTTTGCCGCCGCCGCCGCTAGGGGACTCTCATGCCAGCCGTCGCCCTGGTTGGGGTCGGCGTGGTAGTCCAGCAAGGCCTTGACAACAGCTTCGTTGCCTTCGTCCACGGCACAGTTCAGTACCGAATAATCGGCCTCTGCTTGAATCGAATCGGGATCATCGGGGAACTTGTTGGGATCGGTGCCCTGCGCCAGAAGCTGCCGTACCTGCTTGGCATCGTGCTTGTCCACCGCCGCCATCAGCGCATCGTAGGCAGGGTAGCGTGGGCGAGTAACCGGGTTGCCAAAGAGCGCGGAGAGCCCGATAAAGCAAATCCCCGCCAGCCCCAACACAACAGAAACAACGATAAGGAACACTTTGGCGACAGGGTTCATGTTCGTATTCTACGGCCAGAAGGCGTAGGTGGGGACTTCGCGGGCGATTCCGGTGAGGTTCCAGAAGCCGCCCATGAGGCACTCCCCGAGGATCACGCCCAAGAAAAACGGGACACACTTGCGGTAGAGCCCGAGGCCGCCGTAGCGCAGGATCAGAATCTTCAGCACCCACGCGATAAGCATGGGGACCCACAGGACGCTCATTCCCCAGCTCGATGCGATGGCGTAGCCGACCGGGTGGAAGGGGAAGCCGATCCAGCGCCCACGGATCATGTTGAGAACCAGTGTAAAGCCCAGCCCGCCAAGCACCGCGGCGCCCTCGCGGTAGTGGGGCGGCTCGGGGATTCCGGTCCAGTTGTTGTAGCGGTTCCACGCCTCGCGACCAAAGATCTCCATGACATTGGGCGGGGCGATTGCCCCCGCCGCGCCGTAGGCATACGAGAGGTGCAGGAGCGCCCAGAACGCGCAGAGCGGCCCGAGAATGGCGGCGGCGCAGAGAGCAAAGAACATCCCGCGTGTCCCCAGCTTGCCCTGCTCCGCCATCTTGAGCGACTCGATCCCGATGGGCATGGTGTGGCCACGGTAGGCGCGGTTGAAACCCCACCAGAAACTCAGCCCAATGTGCTCGTCGCGGGAGAACGCCGTGGGGCCGAAGATCTTGGGGAGCATCGTGTCCGCACCCGCGTGGTGCAGGTCATGAACGGGCGGCCCCAGCTCGGCGCGCATGCGGGTGATGGCGATCGCGATCCCGAGATAGATCACCAGCCCCGCCCCGATCACCAGAAAGCTCAGCCCCGAGAGGCGGAAGAAGGTCACCAGGAGGGTCAGGCAGATCAGGACGCCCCAGACTGCGGTGCGCTGGGGGATCGGGTCGTTGGGGTCGGGAGTCTCTTTCTCCTCGTTGAAGAAGACCCGCGCTAGCCAGGAAAAGTGCCGCCGCGCCGCCCAGAGCGCCCCAAACCCAATCCCCAGGTACGCCCCGAGCGCCTGGGCATCGGTGTAGGGGAAGTTGGGCTCCTGGTCCCAGGCCATCCACGCGGAGACAATCAGCTGGACTTTGTAGAACAGAAAGAAAAACCACGACGAGAAGATCAGGTCCACGGGGAGCAGCACGCCCAGCGCGATCCCAAAGGGGTAGAAGCCCACCGGGAGCCAGCCCATCGCGCTCCAGGGACGGTTGGGGAAGTTCGCCGGCCCCTGATCGACATACTTGAGCTGGATCAGCGGCACCTGGGGGTTGAGCACCGCCACCCCGTTCCAGAGCTGGAGCACCACCGAGATCGCCACGCCCGCCCAGAGGACTTTGTTCTTCAGCAGCGGTGCCCCCGGCGCGGTGAGCTCCAGCGGGAGCTGGATCAGCGGAAAGGCCAGCTTCTCGCTCTCGGTCCAGCGGCGGCGCAGCAGGACATTGAGAAACATAAACAAGATCATCAGGGTGGTCAAGAACCCGCACCAGCAGAGGGTGGGCACGAGCCAGGCCTGAAGATGGCTCGCTTCGTAGAGGCTGGAGTGGCCCTCGAAGTACGGCTTGAGCGCGTCTTTGTCCGTGACCACCAGGTGCTTGGGGAGCCGCGGAATGAGGTTTTGGTCCCAGTTGTTGGTGGCGTTGGCGCGGTAGAGCGGGTAGGCCAGGATGGGCAGGAGCACCTCGATGCTATCGTGGCCTGCGATCCCGGTGCAGATATTGAGCATCCCGTAGAGGGTGAGCATCTCCAGCCGCGAGAAGGTCGCCTTGGGGAAGAAGCGCCCGACCAGGCCATTGATCGCCAGCAGTACGCAGAGCCAGAAGATCGTGTTGTAGAACAGCGAGATCGTGGTGGGGTGCCCGGCGTAGCGCATCACCTCCGACTGGATAATCCAGAAGGCATTGATGGGGATAAGCAACGTCGCTGCAAAAAAGAACCGTCCTCGAAGACGCATAGCTCTATAATTCACCAGCCCCGAGGGATTTCCTGCCAGTGATACAATAGAGGCAACTCCATGCAGCTCTCCATCGTGATTCCTGCCTACAACGAAGCCCAGCGCCTGCCGCGTACTCTGGAGGCGACTCTGGGCTATCTTCGCACGCGCGGCCTTAGCTCCCAAGCGGAGGTGCTGGTGGTCGATGACGGCTCGCGTGACGAGACCACGGCCGTGGCGGCGGGATTTCCCGGCGTGACGGTCCTGAGCTACGGTGGCAACCGGGGCAAGGGCTACGCCGTGCGCTACGGCGTGCTCCGCGCTGCGGGAGAGCGGGTGCTCTTCATGGACGCCGACCTCGCGACCCCTATCGAGGAGCTTGTCAAGCTGGAAGCGGCGCTCGATTCGGGCGCGGCCTATGCGATCGGCTCCCGGCCCCTGCGCGAGTCCGAGCTCACCGTCCGCCAGCCGCTGCTGCGGGAGCTCTGTGGGCGGGCATTCAATAAAATCGTCCAGGTGGCGGCCACCCCCGGAATTGAAGATACCCAGTGCGGTTTCAAGCTTCTGACCCGCGATGCCGCTCAGGCGATCTTCTCCCGCTGCCAGCTCGATGGCTTTAGCTTCGATGTCGAGGCGCTCTTTCTGGCGCGGCGGCTGGGGCTTAAGATCGCGGAGATTCCTGTGCGCTGGGCACACCAAGAGGGAGCGGCGGCATTCCCCACCCGCGCGGCCTACCTCAAGGCGGGCCTGCGGATGCTGCGGGATGTCGTGAAGATTCGGACACTCCATGCCCGTGTGGAGCCCGTGAGCGCGGCGGCGGCGCCGCTCTCGCGATGAGCAGGAA is a window encoding:
- a CDS encoding dolichyl-phosphate beta-glucosyltransferase — protein: MQLSIVIPAYNEAQRLPRTLEATLGYLRTRGLSSQAEVLVVDDGSRDETTAVAAGFPGVTVLSYGGNRGKGYAVRYGVLRAAGERVLFMDADLATPIEELVKLEAALDSGAAYAIGSRPLRESELTVRQPLLRELCGRAFNKIVQVAATPGIEDTQCGFKLLTRDAAQAIFSRCQLDGFSFDVEALFLARRLGLKIAEIPVRWAHQEGAAAFPTRAAYLKAGLRMLRDVVKIRTLHARVEPVSAAAAPLSR
- a CDS encoding YcxB family protein, yielding MSISYELTKDDGVALMKYLWQRPERRHQERKENDTIAVAFAVVIWMLVSRASGSLGLLVALAIGLALLQSLPRLRENKGKKWVNSDGFQQWLGSRTVTIEDSGLRVVSTRGERLIYWASFSEVIEAETHLFLPFGMLEVVVIPARAFESPDTKVAFLAELKARQTAAQATQGIGEEAEA
- a CDS encoding DUF6785 family protein; this encodes MRLRGRFFFAATLLIPINAFWIIQSEVMRYAGHPTTISLFYNTIFWLCVLLAINGLVGRFFPKATFSRLEMLTLYGMLNICTGIAGHDSIEVLLPILAYPLYRANATNNWDQNLIPRLPKHLVVTDKDALKPYFEGHSSLYEASHLQAWLVPTLCWCGFLTTLMILFMFLNVLLRRRWTESEKLAFPLIQLPLELTAPGAPLLKNKVLWAGVAISVVLQLWNGVAVLNPQVPLIQLKYVDQGPANFPNRPWSAMGWLPVGFYPFGIALGVLLPVDLIFSSWFFFLFYKVQLIVSAWMAWDQEPNFPYTDAQALGAYLGIGFGALWAARRHFSWLARVFFNEEKETPDPNDPIPQRTAVWGVLICLTLLVTFFRLSGLSFLVIGAGLVIYLGIAIAITRMRAELGPPVHDLHHAGADTMLPKIFGPTAFSRDEHIGLSFWWGFNRAYRGHTMPIGIESLKMAEQGKLGTRGMFFALCAAAILGPLCAFWALLHLSYAYGAAGAIAPPNVMEIFGREAWNRYNNWTGIPEPPHYREGAAVLGGLGFTLVLNMIRGRWIGFPFHPVGYAIASSWGMSVLWVPMLIAWVLKILILRYGGLGLYRKCVPFFLGVILGECLMGGFWNLTGIAREVPTYAFWP
- a CDS encoding ankyrin repeat domain-containing protein — its product is MNPVAKVFLIVVSVVLGLAGICFIGLSALFGNPVTRPRYPAYDALMAAVDKHDAKQVRQLLAQGTDPNKFPDDPDSIQAEADYSVLNCAVDEGNEAVVKALLDYHADPNQGDGWHESPLAAAAAKNNLPMMRLLIQRGARVNDTSNGSGALWRAAMDGKTEAVAFLLAQGANPQTKAWTYKKDHQLLDALRDGSGTPEMGVHSAIAK